A single window of Gossypium arboreum isolate Shixiya-1 chromosome 13, ASM2569848v2, whole genome shotgun sequence DNA harbors:
- the LOC108464006 gene encoding UPF0496 protein At4g34320-like — MGNHGSKKTSEPSSSSSSLSSSSASTSSISLSSNLQYTTELSSYEAACKQDKELQTFDTNVQARTNRVINTLAMGVEVRALSFDSLKEVTGCLLEMNQEVVKVILECKKDIWKSQELFELVEEYFENSLQTLDFCSALEKCLKRARDSQLLILMALQQFEDESEVNGSKYLKTLEELRNFKAAGDPFTVEFFQIFQSVYRQQIAMLEKLHLRKNKLDKKLKCIHTWRKVSSMIFVATFATVLICSVVAAAMAAPPVAAALAAATSIPLGSMGKWIDSLWRNYENVLKGQKEVITSMQAGTYVAIKDLDNIRVLVERLEIEIEALLQNAGFAIEQEEAVRIGIDEIKKKLGVFMKNVEDLGQQADNCSRDIRRARTVVLQRIIKHPNN; from the coding sequence ATGGGAAATCATGGTAGCAAGAAAACATCAGAACCatcgtcatcatcatcatcattatcatcCTCATCCGCATCGACATCATCTATCAGTCTTAGCAGCAATTTGCAGTACACAACTGAATTAAGCTCCTATGAAGCAGCTTGTAAGCAAGACAAAGAGCTGCAAACATTCGACACCAATGTCCAAGCTCGAACCAATCGAGTCATCAACACGCTAGCCATGGGTGTCGAGGTTCGAGCCCTTTCGTTCGATTCGCTCAAAGAGGTAACAGGTTGTCTCTTAGAGATGAACCAAGAGGTGGTTAAAGTTATCCTGGAATGCAAGAAAGATATATGGAAGAGCCAAGAATTGTTTGAGCTAGTTGAAGAGTACTTTGAGAACAGCCTGCAAACACTCGATTTTTGCTCCGCGTTGGAGAAGTGCCTAAAACGAGCTCGGGATAGCCAGTTGTTGATCCTAATGGCGCTGCAACAATTCGAGGACGAAAGCGAGGTTAACGGCAGCAAATATCTGAAGACATTGGAAGAACTGAGGAATTTCAAGGCAGCTGGGGACCCTTTCACTGttgaattctttcaaatatttcaATCTGTTTATAGGCAACAAATAGCAATGCTTGAGAAGCTGCATCTGAGGAAGAACAAGCTTGACAAGAAGCTCAAGTGTATCCACACGTGGCGTAAGGTATCGAGCATGATATTCGTTGCCACGTTCGCCACAGTGTTGATTTGTTCGGTTGTAGCAGCCGCCATGGCTGCTCCTCCGGTGGCTGCTGCACTCGCCGCTGCAACGTCCATCCCATTGGGTTCGATGGGGAAATGGATCGATTCCCTGTGGAGGAACTACGAAAACGTGTTGAAAGGGCAAAAGGAAGTGATCACCTCAATGCAAGCAGGCACTTATGTTGCCATTAAAGACTTGGATAACATTCGGGTACTTGTGGAGCGGTTGGAGATCGAGATCGAAGCTCTGTTGCAGAACGCGGGTTTCGCGATAGAACAAGAAGAAGCCGTGAGGATCGGGATCGATGAGATCAAGAAGAAGCTAGGGGTGTTCATGAAGAATGTGGAGGATTTAGGGCAACAAGCTGATAATTGTAGCCGTGACATAAGGAGGGCAAGGACTGTTGTTCTTCAAAGGATCATAAAACATCCTAACAATTGA